The Brachyspira hyodysenteriae ATCC 27164 genome includes a window with the following:
- a CDS encoding Eco57I restriction-modification methylase domain-containing protein, with product MLQLVVGNDFYESQSVLDFDEETQYKINCFDWEDEFKNIFKGGGFDVVIGNPPWGQKEINILKEEEYYFKEKYPVSTIGILDLFRFFIEKSFNLIKDNGLFGLVLPDIILLKNYDSTRKLILDKLCISDISHWGMAFKKVNLDSCTIIGNIDNRTVKDNIINIFIHDKDKIISNRISQKVYNDNTGYKFNLYLTDDIINILNKFKNYNKFSDYFESHEGIHSGNIRKKLFIDECLNNYCKKLILGGDEVKRYNLTWNGKWVNYSPNIIDKKNKEYA from the coding sequence GTGCTACAGCTCGTAGTAGGCAATGATTTTTACGAGAGCCAGTCGGTGCTTGATTTTGACGAGGAGACGCAATATAAAATAAATTGTTTTGATTGGGAGGACGAGTTTAAAAATATTTTTAAAGGGGGCGGTTTCGATGTGGTGATAGGCAATCCGCCTTGGGGTCAAAAAGAAATTAATATCTTAAAAGAAGAAGAATATTATTTTAAAGAAAAATATCCAGTCTCTACAATAGGTATATTAGATTTATTTAGATTTTTTATAGAGAAATCTTTTAATTTAATAAAAGATAATGGTTTGTTTGGTCTTGTATTGCCTGATATTATATTGTTAAAAAATTATGATTCAACTAGAAAATTAATTTTAGATAAATTATGCATTAGTGATATATCTCATTGGGGAATGGCATTTAAAAAGGTCAATTTAGATAGCTGTACTATTATAGGAAATATTGATAATAGAACAGTAAAAGATAATATTATTAATATATTTATACATGATAAAGATAAAATAATATCAAATAGAATTTCTCAAAAGGTTTATAATGATAATACAGGTTATAAATTTAATTTATATTTGACAGATGATATTATTAATATTCTTAATAAATTTAAAAATTATAATAAATTTTCTGATTATTTTGAATCACATGAAGGTATACACTCAGGTAATATAAGAAAAAAATTATTTATAGATGAATGTCTAAATAATTATTGTAAGAAACTTATATTAGGAGGAGATGAAGTAAAGAGGTATAATTTAACTTGGAATGGTAAATGGGTTAATTATTCTCCAAATATTATTGATAAGAAAAATAAGGAGTATGCATGA
- a CDS encoding reverse transcriptase family protein, giving the protein MIKYNLDIFKNFTSIEKTCEFLCVNKVLKYNIINNNIKECYITEINDNGREIHKPIFFLKKTQKKLLKCLLPKVLPKYLFAPSIKNTNKNNIENARYHLGKKYFLTMDISSFYNSIKGNTIYDLFFNKFKLNSDIALFITKLTVYDNGKETFLSTGSPSSQILAYLCYSDVFDNIYNLCLKKGIRFSLYVDDMTFSSDIKFTNKLPNKIIDIFEKNNLKIKPEKTKRYNKGYAKITGVILKNNKLYIKNSKRKDIIENLKLLNKSNDIIKKEIENNNIEIIKTISKLNGLLNYTKQIEEDHFLANRNRIRKLYKLIPK; this is encoded by the coding sequence ATGATAAAATACAATTTAGATATATTTAAAAATTTTACTTCTATAGAAAAAACTTGTGAATTTCTTTGTGTTAATAAAGTATTAAAATATAACATTATTAATAATAATATAAAAGAATGTTATATAACAGAAATTAATGATAATGGTAGAGAAATACACAAACCTATATTTTTTCTTAAAAAAACTCAAAAAAAATTATTAAAATGTTTATTACCAAAAGTATTACCTAAATATTTATTTGCTCCAAGTATAAAAAATACTAATAAAAATAATATTGAAAATGCTAGATATCATTTAGGAAAAAAATATTTTTTGACTATGGATATATCAAGTTTTTATAATAGTATTAAAGGGAATACAATATATGATTTGTTTTTTAATAAGTTTAAATTAAATAGTGATATAGCATTATTTATTACAAAATTAACAGTTTATGATAATGGGAAAGAAACTTTTTTATCTACAGGAAGTCCATCAAGTCAAATATTAGCATATTTATGTTATAGTGATGTTTTTGATAATATTTATAATCTATGTTTAAAAAAAGGAATAAGATTTTCTTTATATGTAGATGATATGACATTTTCTTCAGATATAAAGTTTACAAATAAATTGCCTAATAAGATAATAGATATTTTTGAAAAAAATAATTTAAAGATAAAACCTGAAAAAACTAAGCGATATAATAAAGGTTATGCTAAAATAACAGGAGTAATATTAAAAAATAATAAACTATATATAAAAAATTCAAAAAGAAAAGATATTATTGAAAATTTAAAATTATTAAATAAATCTAATGATATTATTAAAAAAGAGATAGAAAATAATAATATTGAAATTATTAAAACAATATCAAAATTAAATGGCTTACTTAATTATACTAAACAAATAGAAGAAGATCATTTTTTAGCTAATAGAAATAGAATAAGAAAATTATATAAATTAATACCTAAGTAA
- a CDS encoding Eco57I restriction-modification methylase domain-containing protein: MLQLVVGNDFYESQSVLDFDEETQYKINCFDWEDEFKNIFKGGGFDVVIGNPPYGAELLDVERIYLERKYGLGNTNTAALFLGLLQKLLKGNGINGYIIPKSFIYASNWQVSRELMIDHLFELVDCGKVWKDVKLEQVITLFKKDLNQDNYITSVREDTEIKRIGNIDKKTFNEFDFYLNGISNEDLNIAVKMKSSNLYFNDIIINKRGAGYQKICIDEIPENKKYYKVLGGKNISRYFYNDNYIKYISGDNNIEDKAMINNNSILVQNIVAHIMNPVPHIKIIAIHSSMLENINDYLILDTVNQLYNKSDFDIKFILGVLNSKLLSWYTYIFIFGKSIRTMHFDSVVTAKIPIPQLDLKNKQHKEMHDKIVNLVDNIIALNKKLAVEKNPNAVTMINRQINAVNKQIDALVYKLYNLSDEEVRIIEGE; this comes from the coding sequence GTGCTACAGCTCGTAGTAGGCAATGATTTTTACGAGAGCCAGTCGGTGCTTGATTTTGACGAGGAGACGCAATATAAAATAAATTGTTTTGATTGGGAGGACGAATTTAAAAATATTTTTAAAGGGGGCGGTTTCGATGTGGTGATAGGTAATCCGCCATATGGAGCTGAACTTTTAGATGTTGAAAGAATTTATTTAGAGAGAAAATATGGTTTGGGTAACACAAATACAGCAGCTTTATTTTTAGGTTTATTGCAAAAATTACTAAAAGGAAATGGTATAAATGGATATATTATTCCAAAATCTTTTATATATGCTTCAAATTGGCAAGTATCAAGAGAATTAATGATTGATCATTTGTTTGAATTGGTTGATTGTGGTAAAGTTTGGAAAGATGTAAAATTAGAACAAGTTATAACTTTATTTAAAAAAGATTTAAATCAAGATAATTATATAACTTCTGTACGAGAAGATACTGAAATTAAAAGGATAGGAAATATTGATAAAAAAACATTTAATGAATTTGATTTTTATTTAAATGGTATTTCTAATGAAGATTTAAATATAGCTGTGAAAATGAAATCATCTAATCTTTATTTTAATGATATTATTATTAATAAACGTGGAGCAGGTTATCAAAAGATATGTATAGATGAAATTCCTGAAAATAAAAAATATTATAAGGTTTTGGGTGGTAAAAATATTTCAAGATATTTTTATAATGATAATTATATTAAATATATTTCAGGTGATAATAATATTGAAGATAAAGCAATGATTAATAATAATTCTATTTTAGTACAAAATATAGTAGCTCATATAATGAACCCAGTACCACATATTAAAATAATAGCTATACATTCTAGTATGTTAGAAAATATAAATGATTATTTAATATTGGATACTGTTAATCAATTATACAATAAAAGTGATTTTGATATAAAGTTTATACTTGGAGTTCTTAATTCAAAATTGTTATCTTGGTATACATATATTTTTATATTTGGTAAATCTATAAGGACTATGCATTTTGATTCAGTTGTTACTGCTAAAATTCCTATTCCACAATTAGATTTAAAAAATAAACAACATAAAGAAATGCATGATAAAATAGTTAATCTTGTTGACAACATTATTGCGTTAAACAAAAAGTTAGCCGTTGAAAAAAATCCTAATGCTGTTACTATGATTAACAGGCAGATTAATGCTGTTAACAAGCAGATTGATGCTTTGGTGTACAAGTTATATAATTTGAGCGATGAGGAAGTGAGAATTATAGAAGGTGAATAA
- a CDS encoding RES family NAD+ phosphorylase: MEEDNKNNINEIWAIAIVLLYFRYERIVDFEDFKKEIIYNNRFFPKHNIIDVVKKQALNYKFILKKDAELYRSRIFKDDFSKQEVNGDEIVGYDEKNSMAPNPEIAKAGRANPEKISYLYTSEDINTSIKEVRPMICSFVSVAEIKTLCDLTLFDISNFKSTNNDNVKVNEFFSLNYGFSAINHGNDIDYIPTQYIAELLKNLGFDGIKFESSLNKGGINITLFNHQDTCKFIKSKLYFISDIDVKYSSNIEEFVNDLKI; the protein is encoded by the coding sequence ATGGAAGAAGACAATAAAAATAATATTAATGAAATATGGGCAATTGCTATTGTTTTATTATATTTTAGATATGAAAGAATAGTTGATTTTGAAGATTTTAAAAAAGAAATAATTTATAATAATAGGTTTTTTCCAAAACATAACATAATAGATGTTGTCAAAAAACAAGCTTTAAATTATAAATTTATCTTAAAAAAAGATGCTGAATTATATCGTAGTAGAATATTCAAAGATGATTTTAGTAAACAAGAAGTTAATGGAGATGAAATAGTTGGTTATGATGAAAAAAATTCTATGGCACCAAATCCAGAAATAGCAAAAGCAGGTAGGGCAAATCCTGAAAAAATTAGTTACTTATACACATCTGAAGATATAAATACAAGTATAAAAGAAGTTAGACCAATGATATGCAGTTTTGTAAGTGTAGCTGAAATAAAAACTTTATGTGATTTAACATTATTTGATATTTCAAATTTTAAATCAACTAACAATGATAATGTAAAAGTTAATGAATTTTTTTCTCTTAATTATGGATTTTCAGCTATAAATCATGGAAATGATATTGATTATATACCAACTCAATATATTGCAGAATTATTAAAAAATCTTGGATTTGATGGCATTAAATTTGAAAGTTCTTTAAATAAAGGAGGTATAAATATTACTTTATTTAATCATCAAGATACTTGTAAGTTTATAAAATCTAAATTATATTTTATATCTGATATTGATGTAAAATATTCTAGTAATATTGAAGAATTTGTAAATGATTTAAAAATATAA
- a CDS encoding Eco57I restriction-modification methylase domain-containing protein yields MYSKEEVYKKVEELVIKFRNNKDQYTNKNYNETETRRDFLDPFFEAFGWDVSNRAGKSQTYRDVIHEDKVKVGKETKAPDYAFRIGGNRVFFVEAKKPGVNLKEDSLPAFQLRRYGWSAKLGISFLTDFEELAVYDCTRKPNVNDKASTARIEYIHFEDYLNRFDFLYEILNKERIEQGSLEKYIAGTSNKKGTESVDIDFLNSLDSLRTKLASNIAKLNKNLSVRDLNYAVQQIIDRIIFLRAAEDRGIEEYGDLKKTCENKDESFYGNLLKIFEKADGRYNSGLFDFSKDSISSSIEIDNKVIKEIINELYYPLSPYEFSVISVEIIGNAYEQFLGKTITIGKNHSAKIELKPEVRKAGGVYYTPEYIVDYIVANTVGEAIKGKKPEEIANIKILDPACGSGSFLLGAYKYLLNYHIEYYNKIKDRAKFKGSKEDVIKENGDLTIWIKKQILRNNIFGVDIDSNAVEVTKLSLLMKCLEGESPASIQNNQDLFNERALPSLEDNIKCGNSLIGNDFYESHLDLDDDTLYKINCFDWNSKFRDIMKAGGFDVVIGNPPYVKIQTMAESSPLTVDALKQTYKSANSGNIDIYLCFVEKAFQLLKPTGEMGYILPHKFFKVDMGENLREIISNRKALKKVVYFGENQIFNNATTYTCLLFLSNEEQNDFKLLRFDENVDIKEKLFESTFETFPISIITKDNWNFYDNDTLSIIEKLKNYKIVLKDITKKIFQGIATSADDIYVLQGGEENNGIVKTYSKSLDKEIEIERGFIKPFLLGKDLKRYTDVQPIRWVIFPYNINLNPAVLYSQKEIKEQFPKAWEYLQENRKELENRERGRMKNDKFYAYIYPKSLNEFEHKKISFPDINMRMQAVIDDKNLYHTTTIYSIVFNEKAIYNINVYMGIFNSKLFTYYVKKTGTILRGNTTRFKPQYINDFPIPDIDKNTEENLIKLVDNIIDLNKKLSSEKNPNTIEMLNTRIQAVDKAIDKIVYALYGLNDEEIKIIEG; encoded by the coding sequence ATGTATAGTAAAGAAGAAGTTTATAAAAAAGTTGAAGAGTTAGTTATTAAGTTTAGGAATAACAAGGATCAGTATACAAATAAAAATTATAATGAAACGGAGACTAGAAGGGATTTTTTGGATCCGTTCTTTGAGGCGTTCGGTTGGGACGTTTCTAATAGGGCAGGTAAATCGCAGACTTATCGTGATGTAATTCATGAAGATAAGGTGAAAGTTGGAAAGGAAACTAAAGCTCCTGATTATGCATTTCGTATTGGGGGGAATAGGGTTTTCTTTGTGGAGGCGAAAAAGCCCGGTGTTAATCTTAAAGAGGACAGTTTGCCTGCTTTTCAGCTTAGGAGGTATGGTTGGAGTGCCAAGCTTGGTATAAGTTTTCTTACTGATTTTGAGGAGCTTGCTGTTTATGACTGCACTAGAAAGCCAAATGTTAATGATAAGGCTTCTACTGCTAGGATTGAGTATATTCATTTTGAGGATTATCTTAATAGATTTGATTTTCTTTATGAGATACTTAATAAAGAGAGAATTGAACAGGGTTCGCTTGAAAAATATATTGCAGGTACTTCAAACAAAAAAGGTACTGAAAGTGTTGATATTGATTTTCTTAATTCACTTGATAGTTTAAGGACTAAGCTTGCATCTAATATTGCGAAGCTTAATAAAAATTTATCTGTACGCGATTTGAATTATGCGGTTCAGCAGATTATTGACAGGATTATATTTTTGAGGGCGGCTGAAGACAGAGGCATTGAGGAGTATGGGGATTTAAAAAAGACTTGTGAAAATAAGGATGAGAGTTTTTATGGTAATCTTTTAAAAATTTTTGAGAAAGCTGACGGCAGGTATAATTCGGGGCTGTTTGATTTTTCTAAAGACAGTATTAGCAGCAGTATTGAGATTGATAATAAAGTAATAAAAGAGATTATTAATGAGCTTTATTATCCTTTGAGTCCTTATGAGTTTTCTGTGATATCGGTTGAGATAATAGGGAATGCTTATGAGCAGTTTTTGGGTAAGACTATCACTATAGGGAAGAATCATAGTGCGAAGATAGAATTAAAACCAGAGGTGCGTAAGGCAGGAGGGGTTTATTATACACCTGAGTATATAGTTGATTATATAGTAGCGAATACAGTTGGGGAGGCTATAAAGGGGAAGAAGCCTGAGGAGATAGCGAATATAAAAATATTGGATCCAGCTTGCGGCAGCGGAAGTTTTTTACTTGGGGCGTATAAATATTTACTTAATTATCATATTGAATATTACAACAAGATAAAGGACAGGGCGAAGTTTAAGGGATCAAAAGAAGATGTAATAAAAGAGAATGGGGATTTAACAATTTGGATAAAGAAGCAGATATTACGCAACAATATATTTGGAGTGGACATAGACAGCAATGCGGTAGAGGTAACGAAATTATCATTACTTATGAAATGTTTGGAGGGGGAGAGTCCAGCGTCAATACAGAACAATCAGGATTTATTTAATGAGCGAGCTTTACCGTCATTGGAGGACAATATCAAATGCGGTAATAGTTTAATAGGCAATGATTTTTACGAGAGCCATCTCGATTTGGATGATGACACTTTATATAAAATTAACTGTTTCGATTGGAATTCTAAGTTTAGGGATATAATGAAAGCAGGGGGCTTTGATGTAGTAATTGGAAACCCTCCTTATGTAAAAATTCAGACAATGGCAGAATCAAGCCCATTAACTGTAGATGCATTAAAACAAACTTATAAAAGTGCAAACAGTGGTAATATAGATATTTATTTATGTTTTGTTGAAAAAGCTTTTCAGTTATTAAAGCCTACAGGTGAAATGGGATATATTTTACCTCATAAGTTTTTTAAAGTAGATATGGGAGAGAATTTAAGAGAAATAATATCTAATAGAAAGGCATTAAAAAAAGTTGTGTATTTTGGTGAGAATCAAATATTTAATAATGCTACTACATATACTTGTTTATTATTTTTATCTAATGAAGAACAAAATGATTTTAAATTATTAAGATTTGATGAAAATGTAGATATAAAAGAAAAATTGTTTGAATCTACTTTTGAAACTTTTCCTATTAGTATAATAACAAAAGATAATTGGAATTTTTATGATAATGATACTTTGTCTATAATAGAGAAATTAAAAAATTATAAAATAGTTTTAAAAGATATAACAAAAAAAATATTTCAAGGTATAGCTACAAGTGCAGACGATATTTATGTTTTACAAGGCGGGGAAGAAAATAATGGAATTGTAAAAACTTATTCAAAGTCATTAGATAAAGAAATTGAAATAGAAAGAGGATTTATAAAACCATTTCTATTGGGTAAAGATTTAAAAAGGTATACTGATGTACAACCAATTCGTTGGGTAATTTTTCCGTATAATATAAATTTAAATCCTGCTGTATTATATTCTCAAAAAGAAATAAAAGAGCAGTTTCCAAAGGCTTGGGAATATTTGCAAGAAAATAGAAAAGAATTAGAAAATAGAGAAAGGGGAAGAATGAAAAATGATAAATTTTATGCTTATATATACCCGAAAAGTTTAAATGAATTTGAGCATAAAAAAATTTCTTTTCCTGATATTAATATGAGAATGCAGGCTGTGATTGATGATAAAAATTTATATCATACAACTACAATTTACAGTATTGTATTTAATGAAAAGGCTATATATAACATCAATGTTTATATGGGAATTTTTAATAGTAAGTTATTTACTTATTATGTTAAGAAAACAGGTACTATATTAAGAGGTAATACAACAAGGTTTAAACCTCAATATATAAATGATTTTCCTATTCCAGATATTGATAAAAATACAGAAGAAAATTTAATTAAGCTCGTTGACAACATCATTGACTTAAACAAAAAACTTTCCTCCGAGAAGAACCCTAACACTATTGAGATGCTTAACACGCGTATTCAGGCGGTGGACAAGGCTATTGATAAGATTGTGTATGCTTTGTATGGGCTTAATGATGAGGAGATAAAGATTATTGAGGGTTAG
- a CDS encoding DNA adenine methylase — protein sequence MPEIVSPLRYPGGKSFFYDYVKKLILHNNLIGKTYLEPFAGGAGIALKLLLNNDVEKIIINDFDISIYAFWYSVINYSDAMCDKIYHTKIDIKEWNKQKEIYNNQNANNLFDLGFATFFLNRTNVSGIIKAGIIGGKKQLGNYKIDSRFNKDKLIDKIQNISKEKNRIILYNLDAIDLLKNRNIKRYKNIFINFDPPYFLKGKELYKNFYKDKDHINLNNVIDSINYKWIVTYDVSDFIFSLYNKYRKSYLDLFYNINKKVKSKEYIFFSDNLYLPDNITLI from the coding sequence ATGCCAGAAATAGTATCTCCTTTAAGATATCCAGGTGGAAAAAGTTTTTTTTATGATTATGTAAAAAAACTTATATTACATAATAATTTAATAGGAAAAACTTATTTAGAACCTTTTGCAGGTGGAGCTGGAATTGCTTTAAAACTTTTACTAAATAATGATGTTGAAAAAATTATTATTAATGATTTTGATATATCTATATATGCTTTTTGGTATAGCGTTATTAATTATTCAGATGCTATGTGTGATAAAATTTATCATACTAAAATTGATATTAAAGAATGGAATAAGCAAAAAGAAATTTATAATAATCAGAATGCTAATAATTTATTTGACTTAGGATTTGCAACATTTTTTTTGAATAGAACTAATGTTTCTGGAATTATTAAGGCAGGAATTATTGGAGGTAAAAAACAACTTGGTAATTATAAAATTGATTCTAGATTTAATAAAGATAAACTTATTGATAAAATACAGAATATATCAAAAGAAAAGAATAGAATTATATTATATAATTTGGATGCTATAGATTTATTAAAAAATAGAAATATAAAAAGATATAAAAATATTTTTATTAATTTTGATCCGCCATATTTTTTGAAAGGTAAAGAATTATATAAAAATTTTTATAAAGATAAGGATCATATTAATTTAAATAATGTCATAGATTCTATAAATTATAAATGGATAGTCACTTATGATGTATCTGATTTTATATTTTCATTATATAATAAATATAGAAAAAGTTATTTAGATTTATTCTATAATATAAATAAAAAAGTTAAATCAAAAGAATATATTTTTTTTAGTGACAATTTATATTTACCAGATAATATTACATTAATTTAA